One Archangium violaceum genomic window, GGCCGGTGATGTCGTAGATGCCGCTTCCGATGAGAAAGACGCCGCCACCGGATTGGGCGGTTATTCCGCTGACCAGGTTGCCCTGATTGTACCGGTTGGAGCTCGTCCCTTCCGATGGCGGTTCGTCGTTCCGGGCGCTGTCCGAGCAACTGGGGACACAGGCGATGCATCCCCAGAGCAGCAAGAGAAGAATCCAATGGATTCTGGCTGTTGGTATGTGCATGGACATCTCCCGGTTGCTCCTGGTGAGAGTAGGTGTAAGGTATGAAGAATCAGGATTGTGAGAATCAGGCGGATTCTACGCTCCGTGCGTATGATTTTTTTGCCATGTCGGATACTGAGCAGTCGATGTTGGAGGCGTGAAGTGCATCCGCGCCTCTCCGCTCCTGAATGCTTTCGGTGTGGGCGAGTCGGCGTGCGCCTATCGCTGAGCGGAGACCAGCAGGAACATGGGCCGGTCCCGTTCCTCGAGCAGTTCGGGGTGCGCCGCGATCTGAGCGTCGGTTGGCCCCCACTCCTCGACGTGTCGCAGGGTGAAGCCCTGTCTGAGTAGCGTGTTCAGCGTGGTCCCGAGCGTCCGGTGGTACTTGCTCACCCCGTCCGCCAGCCAATGCGTCGTGCGCTTCCCCTCCAACTGATAGTTGTCGACCGGCCACGTTCTGCGCCCCTCCGGGTCGGTCATCCAATCTGGCCGGCGCGACGCCATGAAGATGGGATGCTCGATGGAGAAGACAAACCATCCACCTGGCGCCAGCCCCCGGTGAACAGTCGCGAGGAGCCGTTCCAGATCCTCGACGTAATGGAGCGCGAGCGAGCTGAAGGCGAGGTCAAAGGGCCCTTCCGGGAGCTCCAGGCGCTCCAGGTCGGTCCGTCGATAGGTGAGCGCGTCATCCGAGGTTTCGGCCCTCGCGCGAGTGAGCATCTTCTCGGACAGGTCCAGTCCGAGCACGTGAGCGGCGCCGTTCTCCCGCGCCCAGCGGCAGAACCAGCCGAAACCGCACCCGAGGTCGACGACCCGAAGGTCTTTGACATCGGGGAGGAGCGCACGGAGCGCCGGCCACTCCGGGGCGCCAGCGAGGCCCTTCAAGGAGCGTGCGAGCTGGCTGTAACCTTCGAAAAAGCTTGGATCATCGTAGATGTTCTGGCTCATACACGGAGCAAGCGCATAGGACGGATGGGGCCCTGTTGAAGGTGGGAGGCTGGTGTACGCTTTCTCCGGCCGGGCTCATTGTCCCAGGTGGACATGTCGTGGAGTACCTGACAGTCGCGGCAGTCCACCGGCTTGATCCGAGAGCCTTGTATGTCGATCAGCCGATTCGCATCGACAGCTCCACCTCGCCAGCGAACGGCACCGACAGATATCCGTGCTGGGGCGAGCGGACGCGCTCCAGGTATTCCGGGCTCCAATCCGCGTTGTCGGCGAGGATCAAGGAGCCTGGCCGCAGCCGGCTTTCGACGAGCGCCAGGATGGCCGGATAGAGCCCCTTGGCGCCGTCGAGCAGCAACAGGTCGACCTGTTCGGGCAAGCCTTCGGCGAGCGTCTGGAGCGCGTCGCCCTCGCGAATCTCCACGAGGTCCGCGAGCCCGCCCGCCGCGATGTTCTGGCGCGCGCGCGCGATCTTCGACGGCTCGAACTCACTCGTGATCAATCGGCCACCGCCATTGTCGCGGAGCGCCGCGGCCAGGTGCAGGGTCGAGATGCCGAACGAGGTGCCGAACTCGACGATCGTCCGCGCGCGGCAGGCTCGCGCCAGCATGTAGAGCAGCGTGCCGGTCTCGCGGGAGACGGCGAGCGCTTCGTCCTTCATCATCGTGTAGAGCTCGAGATAGTCGGTCTTGCTCGCCATCAGCCGGGCACGCTCCTCCTTCGATATCTGGGCGAATGCCGGAATGTGCGCGGCGGAGGACTCGTCCGCTTGCGCGAACAGATGAGCCAGCAGGGGGGCGAGCGGTGCGGTGGAAAGTGTGGTCATTGGAATCCCTGGTCAGGTTGAGAGCGCGTCCTTGCGCCTGACCAAGAAATACGATTGATTATTCGCATTTCCTATTCGCGTTCCCGAGGCCCTTCGTGACGGATCGTCCAACCCCATGTATTTCCTCGCGAAAGCAGCCCAGGCAGGCCCGTTCCACGCAACTCGTCGCGGACATCCTCGCCGCGGCTGCTCAGGTTCTGGCACGTGACGGCGCGCACCGCTTCACCACCGCGCGCGTCGCCGAGAAGGCTGGAATCAGCGTTGGATCGCTCTACCAATATTTTCCGAACAAGGCGGCGATCCTCTTCCGTCTGCAGGCCGATGAGTGGCGGCAGAACGGCCAGCTGCTGTGCGGCATCCTCGAGGATTCCTCCAGGCCCCCGCTCGAGCGGCTTCGCGAGGTCGTGCACGCCTTCATCCGGTCCGAGTGCGCGGAGGCCGAGATGCGGATCGCGCTCAACGACGCGGCGCCGCTCTATCGCGACGCACCCGAGGCGAAGGAGCCGCGCGTGGCCGGCACTCGCGCCGTGCAGGCCTTCCTGCGCGAGGCACTCCCAACGGCGTCGGAGGAGAAGCGTGCGCTCGCTGGCGACATGATCATGATGTCGCTCAATGCCGTGGGGAAG contains:
- a CDS encoding class I SAM-dependent methyltransferase codes for the protein MSQNIYDDPSFFEGYSQLARSLKGLAGAPEWPALRALLPDVKDLRVVDLGCGFGWFCRWARENGAAHVLGLDLSEKMLTRARAETSDDALTYRRTDLERLELPEGPFDLAFSSLALHYVEDLERLLATVHRGLAPGGWFVFSIEHPIFMASRRPDWMTDPEGRRTWPVDNYQLEGKRTTHWLADGVSKYHRTLGTTLNTLLRQGFTLRHVEEWGPTDAQIAAHPELLEERDRPMFLLVSAQR
- a CDS encoding O-methyltransferase, which codes for MTTLSTAPLAPLLAHLFAQADESSAAHIPAFAQISKEERARLMASKTDYLELYTMMKDEALAVSRETGTLLYMLARACRARTIVEFGTSFGISTLHLAAALRDNGGGRLITSEFEPSKIARARQNIAAGGLADLVEIREGDALQTLAEGLPEQVDLLLLDGAKGLYPAILALVESRLRPGSLILADNADWSPEYLERVRSPQHGYLSVPFAGEVELSMRIG
- a CDS encoding TetR family transcriptional regulator produces the protein MTDRPTPCISSRKQPRQARSTQLVADILAAAAQVLARDGAHRFTTARVAEKAGISVGSLYQYFPNKAAILFRLQADEWRQNGQLLCGILEDSSRPPLERLREVVHAFIRSECAEAEMRIALNDAAPLYRDAPEAKEPRVAGTRAVQAFLREALPTASEEKRALAGDMIMMSLNAVGKRISEQGRTEQEVDAYAGAMADMFCAYLSQL